DNA sequence from the Desulfuromonadales bacterium genome:
TTCGGCAGGGTGGTGACCAGCCGGGCGTTCCCCTCGTTGGTGACCAGGGCGATGCCGCCGGTCTCGGCGACGGCGATGTTGGCGCCGGAGATCCCCATGTCGGCATCGAGGTAACCCTGGCGCAGCTGCTCGCGGGCGACCCGCACCAGGTGCTCGATCTCGGCCGGCTCCTCGCGGCCGGTCACCTTGCCGAAGAGCTCGGCGACCTCCTCCTTGAACATGTGGATGGCCGGCATCACCATGTGGCTGGGACGCTGGCCGGCGAGCTGGATGATCCATTCGCCGAGGTCGGTCTCCAGCGCCCGCACGCCGGCCTGCTCCAGCGCCTTGTTGAGGTGGATCTCCTCGCTCGCCATGCTCTTGCTCTTGACCGCGAGCTTCACACCGCGTTCCTTGGCGAGGCCAGTGATGTAGGCGTTGGCCTCCTCGGCGGTGCGGGCGAAAAAGACGGTGGCTCCGGCGGCCTCGGCGTTGCGGGTGAACTCGGCCAGGTACTGCTCCTGGTGTTCGCGCACCTCGTCCTTGCTGGCGGCAATGTCGCTGCGCAGCGCTTCGAAATCGAGGCCGGCGAAGGCGTTCTGGCGGGCGACCACATAAGCGTCGGCGAAGCGGTGCAGGGCCTCCTGCAGTTTCGGGGTGGCCAGGGCCTGGTCGATGCGTTGCTTGTATTGGCGGTTGCGTTCTTTGTTCATGGCGGTTTCCTCTTGCCTGGCTGGTTTGTCCGACAAGTCGGACCTGTCTGACGGGCCCGATTTGTCGGTCTACATCTCCAGAAAATCGCTCGACA
Encoded proteins:
- a CDS encoding LUD domain-containing protein codes for the protein MNKERNRQYKQRIDQALATPKLQEALHRFADAYVVARQNAFAGLDFEALRSDIAASKDEVREHQEQYLAEFTRNAEAAGATVFFARTAEEANAYITGLAKERGVKLAVKSKSMASEEIHLNKALEQAGVRALETDLGEWIIQLAGQRPSHMVMPAIHMFKEEVAELFGKVTGREEPAEIEHLVRVAREQLRQGYLDADMGISGANIAVAETGGIALVTNEGNARLVTTLP